From a single Natranaerobius trueperi genomic region:
- a CDS encoding MFS transporter: MFSGINNTIKRDNYRWVIWAVCALAFLIVFFHRYALGVVAEDLGSELHLSGTQLGNLISMYFYIYAILQIPAGILADTIGPRAITVSGMIIAGIGSFILGSSTIPVTAYLGRFLVGLGVSGILICILKIQTLWFKPKEFATVLGLTSLVGNSGGILATTPFSLLVMNIGWRSSFYVIGIISILIAGLLWLVVRDKPEDLNYSSVLEHTDENNNIDIKSGLLYIIKDKSTWVNFIILAGIMGTIMSFSGGWGVTYLMHVYDMSNDAAATQVLIFTIGVLIGSPIMGRVADLFGDRKRLIQVGSLVFTVVWGYKVIAMNNILPMYQLPIVYFLAGFFGIFMMLTHAIIKEINPPKFSGVAISVINIAPFVGTVILNFVIGWVLDLTWQGEFVNGARLYEPENYQYAFLSYFIVSLIAFIFSFYINETKRS; the protein is encoded by the coding sequence TTCTGAATTACATTTAAGTGGTACTCAATTAGGTAATTTAATTTCTATGTATTTTTATATCTATGCTATCTTACAGATACCTGCTGGTATTTTAGCTGATACAATAGGTCCTAGAGCAATAACTGTATCTGGTATGATTATAGCGGGTATAGGGTCTTTTATATTAGGTAGCTCTACAATACCTGTAACTGCTTATCTTGGTAGATTTTTAGTTGGACTAGGAGTATCAGGGATACTTATCTGTATCTTAAAGATACAAACTCTTTGGTTTAAACCAAAAGAGTTTGCAACAGTACTTGGTTTAACTTCACTTGTAGGTAATAGTGGTGGTATATTAGCTACTACTCCTTTTTCGTTACTTGTGATGAATATAGGGTGGAGAAGTTCTTTTTATGTTATAGGAATTATTTCAATATTAATTGCTGGTTTACTATGGTTAGTAGTAAGAGATAAACCAGAAGATTTAAACTACTCATCTGTATTAGAACATACAGATGAGAATAACAATATTGATATAAAGTCAGGGTTACTTTATATCATAAAAGATAAATCTACTTGGGTTAATTTTATTATATTAGCTGGAATAATGGGAACTATCATGAGTTTTTCAGGAGGTTGGGGTGTAACTTATTTAATGCATGTATATGACATGTCTAATGATGCTGCAGCTACTCAAGTACTTATATTTACTATTGGTGTTTTAATTGGATCTCCTATTATGGGAAGAGTAGCTGATTTATTTGGTGACAGAAAAAGATTAATACAAGTGGGTTCACTTGTATTTACTGTAGTTTGGGGTTATAAAGTAATTGCTATGAATAATATACTCCCAATGTATCAATTACCTATTGTATACTTTCTAGCTGGTTTTTTTGGTATTTTTATGATGCTAACTCATGCTATTATAAAAGAAATAAACCCACCAAAGTTTTCTGGAGTTGCTATTAGTGTTATTAACATAGCACCTTTTGTAGGTACTGTGATATTAAACTTTGTAATTGGCTGGGTACTTGATTTAACCTGGCAAGGTGAGTTTGTAAATGGTGCTAGGTTATATGAACCAGAAAATTATCAATATGCATTTTTATCATATTTTATAGTTTCTTTGATCGCCTTTATTTTTAGTTTTTACATCAACGAAACTAAAAGATCGTAA